The following coding sequences are from one Megalopta genalis isolate 19385.01 chromosome 19, iyMegGena1_principal, whole genome shotgun sequence window:
- the LOC117219915 gene encoding uncharacterized protein LOC117219915 produces MDMRTERLKTLISDGQTNGLLTTATVYVLDRDRQPVPCRTLIDTCSNANLMTDELAQNLRLPTKQQTATIEALNQLNTITNQLVTTTIRSRLTNYERTLTFLTIPRIAGPLPDVQIDRAKLGIPPNIKLADPNFHRPERIDMLLGTGPALSCLSIGQYNISKRPSDELILQKTQFGWVIGGSVPIPTPRTTRNTFSTTIQFDLQNFWEVEEGPHRHHPTLDEQECETHFSNNVKRDASGRYMVALPFNEKREQLGGSRSMALKRFLALERRLARNDELREQYHQVINEYLALGHMTQVDTVDTPGFYLPHHAVEKPSSTTTKVRVVFDGAAKSTSGLSLNDTLLTGPTIQDNLFTLLIRFRMHAVVLTADIEKMYRQFIVRPDDRAYQRILWRDRHGEIATFELNTVTFGLSSAPYLAIRCLHQLADDEQDATPTASVILKRDLYVDDLLTGADTIEEAQVIQRQITRLLRKGGLTIRQWASNEPKLLAGLHTDLIHPKILGNATAMKTLGISWDAERDTIRYSVQTATTNKVTKRHILATIAKIFDPLGLLGPVTIRAKIIMQQLWQLKIDWDESLPANIHTEWTEYERSLQELNQIEFGRHVSLRSAERLEIHGFCDASERAYGACLYARAINARGQIQTSLICAKSRVAPLKTVTLARLELCGAVLLTSLYETVRDAITQDIHATVFWTDSTIVLNWLNKPPSTLKTFVANRVADIQGKVDISSWRHIRSRDNPADLLSRGITPGKFLNNALWRCGPEWLSQTEATWPNSRYIHSNDVPETKKITCLATAINQSNDMLTRYSCIQKLRRIVAYCLRLVPARRNTGPLTIKELQEANIRIIRSVQSVTFTQDIKNLKSGELHPRSKLRPLHPFLDNEGVLRVGGRLQNSTLAFAQKHPILLPRSHHVTDLIIRDAHTKGLHSGITATLHDVRQTYWPIDGRNATRKIVRQCVRCFRVNPPTVDYLMGNLPAARVTESRPFQNSGVDYCGPFYIKERRHRNRTRIKVYVAVFTCFATKAVHLEVAGDLTTDAFMAALKRFVARRGACQNMYSDNGTNFVGADNELREIYRTLPTDERLQTFLTTKGIAWHFTPALSPHFGGLWEAAVKAFKHHLKRVVGEELFTFEQFNTFVVEIEAILNSRPLTPLSPDPNDISPLTPGHFLIGSSLTAIAETDFRATPDNRLSTWQHIQKVKQDFWTRWHKEYIHQLNVRHKWTSGSHHIREGTIVVLKEDNTPPLCWHLGRVQQVHPGADGIIRAVTVRTANGVFKRNVKKLAPLPDPEPSPQYDGNQGKTDSS; encoded by the coding sequence ATGGACATGCGAACAGAACGACTCAAAACCCTCATTTCGGACGGACAGACGAACGGTTTATTGACAACCGCCACAGTTTACGTGTTAGATCGCGATCGACAACCGGTTCCATGCCGAACATTGATCGATACATGTTCTAACGCGAATCTTATGACAGACGAACTAGCGCAAAATTTACGATTACCGACGAAACAACAAACCGCGACAATAGAGGCATTAAACCAATTGAACACCATCACCAACCAATTGGTCACAACAACCATTAGATCGAGACTTACGAACTACGAACGGACACTGACTTTCCTGACGATACCGAGAATCGCAGGCCCGCTACCCGACGTGCAAATCGACCGAGCGAAACTAGGCATTCCTCCGAACATCAAATTAGCCGATCCGAATTTCCATCGACCAGAACGAATCGACATGTTGCTAGGGACCGGACCGGCGCTGTCTTGTCTCAGCATCGGGCAATACAATATCTCCAAACGACCCAGCGACGAGTTAATCCTCCAAAAAACTCAATTCGGATGGGTCATTGGAGGTAGCGTCCCGATCCCTACGCCGCGAACAACACGCAACACGTTTTCCACCACCATACAGTTCGATTTACAAAATTTCTGGGAGGTCGAAGAAGGACCCCATAGGCACCATCCAACACTCGATGAGCAggagtgcgaaacacatttcagCAACAACGTCAAGCGTGACGCGTCCGGACGATACATGGTCGCGTTACCCTTCAACGAAAAAAGGGAGCAGCTCGGAGGTTCTCGGTCGATGGCCCTCAAACGTTTCTTGGCACTCGAGCGGAGATTAGCGCGGAACGACGAATTACGAGAACAATACCACCAAGTAATCAACGAATACCTCGCGCTCGGGCACatgacacaggtagacaccgtcGATACACCCGGATTCTACCTACCACACCACGCAGTTGAAAAACCCTCAAGCACGACCACGAAGGTTCGCGTGGTCTTCGACGGGGCCGCCAAATCTACCAGCGGGCTGTCACTGAACGACACTCTACTGACCGGTCCGACCATACAGGACAACCTATTCACCTTATTGATTCGGTTTCGAATGCACGCAGTCGTCCTAACCGCGGACATCGAAAAGATGTACCGGCAATTCATTGTCCGACCGGACGACCGTGCATACCAACGCATCTTATGGCGAGACAGGCACGGCGAAATAGCTACATTCGAGCtaaatactgtcactttcggACTCTCCTCAGCACCATATCTTGCCATAAGATGCTTACACCAGCTGGCAGACGACGAGCAGGACGCAACACCAACAGCATCAGTAATCCTCAAACGTGATTTGTACGTCGACGACCTGTTGACCGGTGCCGACACGATCGAAGAGGCTCAGGTCATCCAACGGCAAATCACTAGGTTACTGCGAAAGGGAGGTCTTACCATTCGACAATGGGCCTCCAACGAACCCAAACTTCTCGCGGGACTGCACACGGATCTTATCCATCCAAAGATCCTGGGCAATGCAACCGCGATGAAGACGTTGGGCATCTCATGGGACGCGGAGCGCGACACCATTCGCTACTCCGTACAGACAGCCACAACCAACAAGGTGACCAAACGTCACATCCTAGCAACCATCGCCAAAATATTCGATCCATTGGGATTACTCGGACCCGTGACAATACGCGCCAAAATTATCATGCAGCAACTCTGGCAATTGAAGATTGACTGGGACGAATCCCTGCCGGCCAACATCCATACCGAATGGACCGAATATGAGAGGTCGTTACAAGAATTGAATCAAATCGAATTCGGTCGACACGTAAGTCTCAGGAGCGCGGAAAGGCTCGAGATACACGGGTTTTGTGACGCAAGCGAACGGGCCTACGGCGCCTGTCTATACGCACGGGCTATCAATGCACGCGGCCAAATCCAGACCAGCCTAATCTGCGCAAAATCCCGCGTCGCACCCCTAAAGACCGTCACGCTCGCGCGTTTGGAACTCTGCGGCGCCGTCCTCCTAACGTCACTTTACGAAACAGTTCGCGACGCCATCACACAAGACATCCACGCTACCGTTTTCTGGACCGATTCGACGATCGTTCTCAACTGGTTAAACAAACCACCGTCCACCTTAAAAACCTTCGTCGCGAATCGCGTAGCCGACATTCAAGGAAAGGTCGACATCTCGTCATGGCGCCACATCAGATCGAGGGATAATCCGGCCGATCTACTTTCTCGAGGCATCACGCCTGGGAAATTTCTCAACAACGCACTTTGGCGATGCGGACCAGAATGGCTCTCTCAAACAGAGGCCACATGGCCCAACTCGAGATACATCCATTCAAACGACGTACCAGAAACAAAAAAGATCACGTGCCTCGCCACCGCAATCAACCAATCCAACGACATGCTTACCCGGTATTCCTGCATCCAAAAACTACGGCGAATTGTAGCATATTGTCTACGTCTGGTGCCTGCCCGTCGCAACACAGGCCCCTTGACCATCAAAGAGCTACAAGAAGCCAACATCCGCATCATCAGGTCCGTTCAGTCAGTCACATTTACACAAGACATAAAAAACCTAAAATCCGGAGAATTACACCCCAGAAGCAAACTTCGACCTCTGCACCCGTTCCTCGACAACGAGGGTGTCTTGCGCGTGGGGGGTCGCCTCCAAAATTCCACATTAGCATTCGCTCAGAAGCACCCAATTCTATTGCCAAGGAGTCACCACGTGACTGATTTAATCATCCGCGACGCTCACACGAAGGGTCTTCACTCAGGCATCACCGCAACCTTGCACGACGTGCGCCAAACATATTGGCCCATCGATGGAAGGAATGCCACCAGGAAAATTGTACGGCAATGCGTAAGGTGCTTTCGGGTTAATCCCCCCACGGTCGACTACCTGATGGGAAATTTACCTGCGGCACGCGTCACCGAGAGTCGACCATTCCAGAACTCCGGTGTCGATTATTGCGGCCCCTTTTACATAAAGGAACGACGGCATCGAAATCGCACCCGCATAAAGGTATACGTTGCCGTATTTACCTGTTTCGCGACAAAGGCCGTACACCTCGAAGTAGCAGGCGACTTGACAACGGATGCCTTCATGGCGGCACTCAAACGGTTCGTCGCACGCAGGGGGGCCTGCCAAAACATGTATTCAGACAACGGGACTAACTTCGTCGGGGCCGACAACGAACTGAGGGAAATTTACAGGACCCTCCCAACGGACGAAAGATTGCAAACCTTCCTCACCACGAAGGGAATCGCGTGGCATTTCACGCCGGCTCTGTCACCGCATTTCGGGGGACTGTGGGAGGCCGCTGTAAAGGCCTTCAAACATCACCTCAAACGAGTCGTAGGTGAAGAGTTGTTCACATTTGAACAATTCAACACTTTTGTAGTCGaaatcgaagccattttaaactCGCGTCCGCTCACTCCCCTCTCTCCCGATCCAAACGATATATCGCCTTTGACTCCTGGTCACTTCCTGATTGGCAGCTCTTTAACGGCCATTGCCGAGACCGATTTCAGGGCAACTCCGGACAATAGATTGTCGACCTGGCAACACATCCAGAAGGTAAAACAAGACTTCTGGACCAGGTGGCACAAGGAGTATATTCACCAACTTAACGTTCGccacaaatggacaagtggttCACACCATATTCGAGAAGGGACCATCGTTGTGCTGAAGGAGGACAACACTCCTCCCTTATGCTGGCACCTGGGACGAGTCCAGCAGGTCCATCCAGGAGCTGATGGAATCATCAGAGCAGTCACCGTTCGAACCGCAAACGGCGTCTTCAAACGAAACGTGAAGAAGCTGGCACCACTTCCCGATCCAGAACCTTCACCGCAGTACGACGGGAATCAAGGAAAAACAGACAGTTCATAG
- the LOC117221852 gene encoding UPF0489 protein C5orf22 homolog, translated as MFSRKYFKRVPTYVVEGHDEVLPFIYRCLGSKHLPFEGNTFIHLDSHPDMLIPKAMSADTVWDKNQLFSEISIENWMLPAAYAGHLRHLIWVKPPWANQMNDGVTTFLIGKHKDTGSIR; from the exons ATGTTCTCGAGGAAATATTTCAAAAGGGTCCCGACTTACGTGGTGGAAGGTCACGACGAG GTGCTGCCGTTTATTTATCGCTGTCTGGGCTCGAAGCATCTTCCGTTTGAAGGAAACACGTTCATACATTTGGATTCTCATCCTGATATGCTCATACCAAAAGCGATGTCCGCTGACACCGTTTGGGACAAAAATCAACTATTCAG TGAAATTAGCATCGAAAATTGGATGTTACCCGCGGCCTACGCTGGCCACCTGAGGCACCTGATCTGGGTCAAACCACCGTGGGCAAATCAGATGAACGATGGCGTGACAACCTTCCTCATCGGCAAGCATAAGGATACCGGCTCAATAAGGTAA
- the LOC117219680 gene encoding uncharacterized protein LOC117219680, producing the protein MAHIIAHDIHKKPHTQDIKIKEDVTFFQMGFSQKILDGLFGCGFEKPSPIQLKAIPLGRCGFDLIMRAKSGTGKTLVFCVIALEMVNVQVPSVQVLMLAPTREIAVQISEVCSSIGCEMNGLKVEVFIGGMALEGDKKKVNGCHIAVGAPGRIRHLIEKGLLVVENVRLFILDEADKLMESNFQKDINFIFSKLPLSKQVIASSATYPGDLETFLSTYMCSPVLTSPDNDGPILIGLKQFVAIVPFHPNAMKQVQIKVDQLIKIFNKVQFKQSLVFSNYQSRAQSVCNKINSMGFTATYIAGNQDMKKRLEAINKLKTFKCRIMLTTDLTARGIDADNVNLVVNFDSPTDPATYLHRIGRAGRYGSYGISITIIADNELETFAQLLGSVGGSNFYVLKLPTNPDNIWTIPVSKLEKVFAKSEAKGSALRSDISTASVNDSSTIDDRIRLENDKNLNSDEDFGNEDNVITNNAQSTNNVEEGTVIKNTRNIHKRNKFKARYSCLENSDDKSEKGKEIEVKCYSTLQPKVIHKFKLDPVPDSPSDWEKANEETEFEVDLTDVRQADLSDTDIENIIERLSYNFPSKKLDEESTIDITTNTESPTADPDHQDHQNEIINSFCYFSMTDFSKNYIDEKPEEMQIKQATAWKQKLNLEIGLLNYILETMTESIQRLLYFEHIKKLKTFFNVQKQAILCIYPEIRNEEEVNDTYLYSGSLDTDLLQLYREIEDFKTLHRKSDKEFNAYFPYPVKEDEYMPNLMISKSDIDDYRNALRYFRSNPYPGEKLLEIIDFIASISEAKQYNILQKLQVVKENSFDELLIIIRNEAANDELNEDECVENEIDESEETEQEYTIVDQEELQHIGNLNDLKTDTTYYHSPNKDINEDKMNIEQFLTSLRAETDRLHMELYKSQILYGWTQ; encoded by the exons ATGGCTCATATTATTGCACATGACATACACAAAAAACCTCACACGCAggatattaaaataaaagaagatgTCACATTTTTTCAAATGGGATTTTCTCAAAAGATCCTGGATGGATTATTCGGTTGTGGATTTGAGAAACCATCGCCGATACAGTTGAAGGCGATTCCATTAGGACGGTGTGGATTTG ATCTTATTATGCGTGCCAAATCGGGGACTGGTAAAACATTAGTATTTTGTGTGATAGCACTTGAGATGGTCAATGTACAAGTACCATCTGTGCAAGTATTAATGCTAGCACCAACCAGAGAAATTGCAGTTCAGATTTCAGAAGTTTGCTCATCCATAGGATGTGAAATGAATG GCTTAAAAGTTGAAGTATTTATTGGAGGAATGGCTCTAGAAGGTGATAAAAAGAAAGTAAATGGTTGTCATATAGCTGTTGGTGCTCCGGGAAGAATTAGACATTTAATTGAGAAAGGACTGCTAGTAGTTGAAAATGTTAGATTATTTATTCTAGATGAAGCTGACAAATTAATGGAAAGCAATTTTCAGAAGGACATTAA ctttattttttcaaaattaccaTTGAGTAAACAAGTAATAGCATCGAGCGCAACTTACCCTGGTGATCTTGAAACCTTTTTATCAACATATATGTGTTCTCCAGTTTTAACATCTCCAGATAATGATGGTCCGATACTTATTGGATTAAAACAATTTGTAGCTATCGTTCCCTTTCATCCAAATGCAATGAAACAG GTCCAAATAAAAGTAGATCAactgataaaaatatttaataaagttCAGTTCAAACAAAGCCTGGTCTTTTCGAATTATCAATCAAG AGCACAATCTGTATGCAACAAAATTAATTCTATGGGTTTCACGGCGACTTATATTGCCGGGAATCAAGACATGAAGAAAAGACTTGAAGCAATCAATaaattaaaaacatttaaatGTAGGATAATGctaacgacagatttaactgcAAGAGGTATAGATGCAGACAATGTCAATTTAGTCGTTAACTTCGATTCGCCTACAGATCCAGCGACATATTTGCACAGAATAGGAAGAGCTGGTCGTTATGGATCGTATGGTATTTCAATCACAATAATTGCAGACAACGAACTTGAAACATTCGCACAATTATTAGGCTCAGTTGGTGGCTCAAACTTTTATGTACTTAAACTCCCTACAAATCCAGATAATATTTGGACTATTCCTGTTAGCAAACTCGAAAAAGTTTTTgcaaaatctgaagctaaaggaAGTGCATTAAGATCTGATATATCTACCGCAAGTGTAAATGATTCAAGTACAATAGATGATAGAATTCGATtagaaaatgataaaaatttaAACAGTGATGAAGATTTTGGAAACGAAGACAACGTAATTACGAATAATGCACAGTCCACAAACAATGTAGAAGAAGGCACTGTAAttaaaaatactagaaatatccataaaagaaataaatttaaagCGAGGTACTCATGTTTGGAAAATAGTGATGATAAAAGTGAGAAGGGAAAAGAAATAGAAGTCAAATGTTATAGTACACTGCAACCAAAGGTTATACATAAATTTAAATTAGACCCTGTTCCAGACAGTCCTTCTGATTGGGAAAAAGCTAATGAGGAAACGGAGTTTGAAGTTGACTTGACGGACGTGCGACAGGCTGATCTATCCGATACTGATATTGAAAACATTATTGAAcgtttaagttataattttccTAGCAAAAAATTGGATGAAGAATCTACTATAGATATTACTACAAATACAGAGTCACCGACAGCGGATCCAGATCATCAAGATCATCAGAATGAAATAATCAATTCTTTTTGTTATTTCAGTATGACAGATTTCAGTAAAAACTACATTGACGAAAAACCTGAAGAAATGCAAATAAAACAGGCAACCGCgtggaaacaaaaattgaatcTTGAAATTGgattattaaattacatattggaAACTATGACAGAATCTATACAACGATTGCTATACTTTGAGCATATTAAGAAGctcaaaacattttttaatgtaCAGAAACAAgcaattttgtgcatttatccAGAAATACGGAATGAAGAGGAAGTCAACGATACCTATCTGTATTCTGGCTCATTGGATACAGATTTATTGCAGCTATATAGAGAAATAGAAGATTTCAAAACATTGCATAGAAAATCAGACAAAGAGTTTAATGCATATTTTCCATACCCTGTTAAAGAAGACGAATATATGCCGAATCTCATGATTTCAAAGTCCGATATAGACGATTATCGCAACGCATTGCGGTATTTTAGGTCAAACCCTTATCCTGGcgaaaaattattagaaataatagattttatagCGTCCATAAGCGAAGCTAAGCAATATAACATCCTTCAAAAATTACAAGTTGTAAAAGAAAATTCGTTTgatgaattattaataataatacgaaaTGAAGCAGCAAACGATGAATTGAATGAAGACGAATGTGTAGAAAATGAAATCGATGAGTCAGAAGAAACTGAACAAGAATATACAATTGTGGACCAAGAAGAGTTACAACATATAGGAAATTTAAATGATCTAAAAACCGACACCACATATTATCATTCACCGAATAAAGATATTAACGAAGACAAAATGaatattgaacaatttttaacatCATTAAGAGCTGAAACAGACCGTTTACATATGGAATTGTATAAATCGCAGATACTTTATGGGTGGACACAATGA